Proteins encoded in a region of the Desertifilum tharense IPPAS B-1220 genome:
- the recF gene encoding DNA replication/repair protein RecF (All proteins in this family for which functions are known are DNA-binding proteins that assist the filamentation of RecA onto DNA for the initiation of recombination or recombinational repair.), giving the protein MYLKSLHLRQFRNYIDQAVSFHAPKVILVGDNAQGKSNLLEAVELLSTLKSHRALRDRELIWHPDYQTGTALPPDSPQPATSGQIAATLERQAGTVDLKLLFRTNGHRAFALNGENLRKRLDFLGTLNVVQFSSLDLELVRGSPERRRVWLDTLLTQLEPIYDHLLRQYHQVLRQRNHLLKQLQESSQASLQSELALWDAQLVTLGARLIRRRARAIERIAPIAQAWHRAISGAREILDVRYTPNVRWDGDSHAEPEQIHQAFFEKIQQRAIAELAQGTSLVGPHRDEVEFTINETPARQYGSQGQQRTLVLALKLAELKLISEVVGESPVLLLDDVLAELDLTRQNQLLDAIADRFQTLITTTHLNAFDAQWLQASQILSVRSGQIVPAA; this is encoded by the coding sequence ATGTATTTAAAGTCTTTGCATTTAAGACAGTTTCGCAACTATATCGATCAAGCGGTGAGCTTTCACGCGCCGAAGGTGATTTTGGTGGGTGACAATGCTCAGGGTAAGTCGAATTTGCTAGAAGCAGTGGAATTGCTCTCGACGCTGAAGTCGCATCGAGCCTTGCGCGATCGCGAATTAATCTGGCATCCTGACTATCAAACCGGAACAGCTTTACCTCCCGATAGTCCCCAACCTGCCACTTCCGGACAAATTGCAGCCACCTTAGAACGCCAAGCTGGAACGGTGGATTTAAAGCTATTATTCCGCACCAACGGTCATCGCGCTTTTGCGTTGAATGGCGAAAATTTACGCAAGCGCTTAGACTTTCTGGGGACGCTGAATGTGGTGCAATTTTCCAGCTTAGATTTAGAGTTGGTGCGCGGTAGCCCTGAAAGGCGTAGAGTTTGGCTCGATACGCTTTTAACTCAGCTAGAACCGATTTACGATCATCTCCTGCGACAATATCACCAGGTTTTGCGCCAGCGCAATCACCTATTGAAACAACTGCAAGAAAGTTCTCAAGCCAGCTTGCAATCAGAACTGGCTTTATGGGATGCTCAGTTAGTGACCCTCGGAGCGCGTTTGATTCGCCGTCGGGCTAGAGCAATTGAACGGATTGCCCCCATTGCCCAAGCTTGGCATCGCGCGATTAGTGGGGCGAGGGAAATTTTGGACGTGCGTTATACCCCAAACGTCCGCTGGGACGGAGACTCGCACGCCGAACCCGAACAGATCCATCAAGCCTTTTTTGAGAAGATACAGCAAAGAGCAATCGCAGAACTTGCCCAAGGGACTTCTCTAGTCGGGCCCCATCGCGATGAAGTTGAGTTTACGATTAACGAGACGCCAGCCCGTCAATACGGTTCTCAGGGGCAACAGCGCACCCTGGTTTTAGCCCTCAAATTAGCAGAATTAAAGCTCATTTCCGAAGTCGTCGGCGAGTCTCCGGTATTGTTACTTGATGATGTTTTAGCCGAATTAGATTTAACGCGCCAGAATCAATTGCTTGATGCGATCGCCGATCGTTTCCAAACCCTGATTACAACCACGCACCTTAATGCCTTCGATGCCCAATGGTTGCAGGCTTCCCAAATTTTATCCGTTCGTTCCGGACAAATTGTACCCGCAGCTTAG
- a CDS encoding cation-transporting P-type ATPase: protein MSSQPLSNADIAWHTLDLAKTVDLLSSDAETGLTESQVAERRQQYGLNELEEAKGRSSWEILLDQFTNIMLLMLIAVAIISGILDAIELRAGDAAANEIPFKDTIAILAIVVLNGSLGYLQESRAEKALAALKKLSSPRVRVLRDRKFSEIDGKDLVPGDIMLLEAGVQVAADGRLLDAANLQVRESALTGEAHSVSKNANLVVEEHTPLGDRANLIFQGTEVTNGRATALVTNTGMQTELGKIAGMLQSVESEPTPLQQRMSQLGNVLVSGSLVLVVLVVIGGLIRVGGFNWVVLRQLVEVSLSMAVAVVPEGLPAVVTVTLALGTRRMVRRHALIRKLPAVETLGSVTTICSDKTGTLTQNKMVVQRVDLVEHHFTVSGEGYIPQGDFQLQGKTINPQDYPDLQKLAIACALCNDSVLQHDKDGWSILGDPTEGALVVLAGKAGVDKEPLSRQMPRKGEFPFSSERKRMSTIVSGEAGFEMFTKGSPELILECCQTYQAGETLAELTPEIRTAILQRNNDLAAEGLRVLGVAVKPLNDIPPLEAEETTERELTWLGLVGMLDAPRQEVRDAVKRCKEAGIRPIMITGDHQLTARAIASYLGIAQEGDRILTGQELQQLSTEELEQHIGEVSIYARVSPEHKLRIVQALQHRGKFVAMTGDGVNDAPALKQADIGIAMGITGTDVSKEASDMVLLDDNFATIVAATEEGRVVYTNIRRFIKYILGSNIGEVLVIAAAPIMGLSQVPLTPLQILWMNLVTDGLPALALAVEPAEPNVMKRPPYDPRESIFSRGLGSYMVRFGVIFAAVTIVMMGIAYNYFPHWQTMVFTTLCIAQMGHALAIRSNSQLTIELNPFSNPYLLIAVTATTALQLMLVYVPPLQAFFGTNPLTGTELAICLGFSALMFVWVELEKLFMRIFSARHSVALPLD from the coding sequence ATGTCATCACAGCCTTTGTCAAACGCCGACATTGCTTGGCATACGCTCGATCTTGCTAAAACTGTCGATCTCCTCAGTAGCGATGCAGAAACCGGCTTAACCGAATCGCAAGTTGCCGAACGCCGACAGCAGTACGGTTTGAACGAACTTGAAGAAGCAAAAGGTCGCAGTTCTTGGGAAATTTTGCTCGATCAGTTTACCAATATCATGCTTTTGATGCTGATCGCCGTCGCGATTATTTCCGGCATTCTCGATGCGATCGAACTGCGGGCGGGAGACGCCGCCGCCAATGAAATCCCATTTAAAGACACAATCGCTATCTTAGCCATTGTCGTCCTTAACGGCAGTTTAGGCTACCTGCAAGAAAGCCGTGCCGAGAAAGCGCTTGCTGCCTTAAAAAAACTCTCCTCGCCACGGGTAAGAGTTCTGCGCGATCGCAAATTTAGCGAAATTGATGGCAAAGATCTAGTTCCCGGCGATATTATGCTTCTCGAAGCCGGAGTCCAAGTCGCAGCAGATGGGCGCTTATTAGACGCCGCCAACCTGCAAGTGCGAGAATCTGCCCTGACAGGAGAAGCCCATAGCGTCAGCAAGAATGCCAATCTTGTTGTAGAAGAGCATACCCCTTTAGGCGATCGCGCCAACCTAATCTTCCAAGGAACCGAAGTCACCAACGGACGCGCAACTGCCCTTGTCACCAACACCGGAATGCAAACCGAACTCGGTAAAATTGCCGGAATGTTGCAGTCAGTAGAAAGCGAACCCACTCCCCTACAACAGCGCATGAGCCAATTAGGGAACGTTTTGGTTAGCGGTTCTCTCGTTTTAGTGGTTTTAGTCGTTATTGGCGGTTTAATTCGCGTGGGGGGCTTTAACTGGGTGGTTTTGCGCCAGTTAGTTGAAGTTTCCCTAAGTATGGCTGTTGCTGTTGTTCCCGAAGGCTTACCCGCCGTCGTGACTGTCACCCTCGCCTTGGGAACCCGGCGGATGGTGCGCCGCCATGCCTTAATTCGCAAACTCCCCGCCGTGGAAACCTTGGGTAGCGTTACCACGATTTGCTCTGACAAAACGGGTACCCTGACTCAAAATAAAATGGTGGTGCAGCGCGTGGATTTAGTCGAGCATCACTTTACCGTTAGCGGCGAAGGCTACATTCCCCAAGGAGACTTTCAACTCCAGGGAAAAACCATCAACCCCCAAGACTATCCCGACTTGCAAAAATTGGCGATCGCCTGCGCGTTGTGCAATGATTCGGTATTGCAACACGATAAGGATGGCTGGTCAATTTTAGGCGATCCCACCGAAGGCGCATTAGTGGTGCTAGCTGGAAAAGCAGGCGTTGACAAGGAACCCCTCAGCCGCCAAATGCCCCGCAAAGGCGAGTTTCCTTTCTCCTCAGAACGCAAGCGGATGAGTACCATTGTGTCCGGCGAGGCAGGGTTTGAAATGTTTACTAAAGGTTCGCCAGAACTGATTTTAGAATGCTGTCAGACCTATCAAGCTGGCGAAACTCTAGCAGAACTTACCCCAGAAATCCGCACTGCGATTTTACAACGCAATAACGATTTGGCGGCCGAAGGATTGCGCGTGTTAGGGGTGGCAGTTAAACCTTTAAACGACATTCCCCCCCTAGAAGCTGAAGAAACCACCGAACGCGAGTTAACCTGGTTGGGGTTAGTGGGGATGCTAGATGCCCCCCGTCAGGAAGTCCGCGACGCCGTGAAGCGTTGCAAAGAAGCCGGAATTCGCCCGATTATGATTACAGGCGATCATCAACTGACGGCAAGGGCGATCGCCTCTTATTTAGGCATAGCACAAGAAGGCGATCGCATCCTCACCGGGCAAGAACTCCAACAACTGAGTACCGAAGAACTCGAACAGCATATTGGAGAAGTCAGTATCTATGCTCGCGTTTCCCCCGAACACAAACTGCGGATCGTCCAAGCATTGCAACATCGCGGTAAATTTGTAGCCATGACTGGCGATGGCGTTAACGATGCTCCTGCCCTCAAACAAGCCGATATTGGAATTGCAATGGGCATTACCGGAACCGATGTGAGCAAAGAAGCGAGCGATATGGTCTTGCTAGACGATAACTTTGCCACCATTGTCGCCGCAACTGAAGAAGGGCGCGTCGTTTATACCAATATTCGCCGCTTCATTAAATACATTCTGGGTTCCAATATCGGTGAAGTGTTAGTCATTGCTGCTGCCCCAATTATGGGTCTTTCTCAAGTTCCCCTAACGCCTTTACAAATTCTTTGGATGAACCTTGTCACCGATGGTTTACCCGCTTTGGCGCTAGCTGTGGAACCTGCCGAACCCAATGTCATGAAGCGTCCTCCCTACGACCCCCGCGAGAGCATTTTCTCTAGGGGGTTAGGTTCATATATGGTTCGTTTTGGAGTGATCTTTGCGGCAGTTACAATTGTCATGATGGGAATTGCCTACAATTATTTTCCCCACTGGCAAACGATGGTCTTTACCACCCTCTGCATTGCTCAGATGGGACATGCGCTAGCCATTCGTTCTAATTCCCAACTGACGATTGAACTCAATCCCTTTTCTAACCCTTATTTGCTGATTGCGGTAACTGCCACCACTGCCTTGCAGTTAATGTTAGTCTATGTTCCGCCTCTGCAAGCGTTCTTTGGGACAAACCCGCTGACAGGAACTGAATTAGCGATTTGCTTAGGGTTCAGTGCGTTGATGTTTGTGTGGGTAGAACTCGAAAAACTGTTTATGCGGATTTTTAGCGCCCGACATTCCGTGGCATTACCGCTAGACTAA
- a CDS encoding SRPBCC domain-containing protein, translating to MAPIRARAIAMPSVYTTVEISAPKTQVWQALIAKQQWVRWNTYLYDLDPHKPLKVGQQVLLSIRRLPGEEEIAFQPTITLLQPQTCLQWVSGFLGFRNESTFSLQEIGFRRTQYTHQERYSGWFSGWLFPLLRHDEQKGIQRMALELKHYLEQQYSLKTDLVR from the coding sequence TTGGCACCAATACGTGCGAGAGCGATCGCCATGCCTAGCGTCTATACCACCGTAGAAATCAGCGCCCCGAAAACTCAGGTATGGCAAGCTTTGATCGCCAAGCAACAGTGGGTGCGTTGGAATACCTACCTCTACGACCTCGATCCGCACAAGCCCTTAAAAGTCGGTCAACAGGTCCTCTTATCCATTCGTCGCTTACCTGGAGAAGAAGAAATCGCCTTTCAACCCACCATCACCCTGCTACAACCCCAAACTTGCTTGCAGTGGGTTTCAGGATTTTTAGGGTTTCGCAACGAAAGCACCTTTTCCTTGCAAGAAATTGGCTTTCGCCGCACCCAGTACACCCACCAAGAACGCTATTCTGGCTGGTTCAGTGGTTGGTTGTTTCCGCTGTTGCGTCATGACGAACAAAAAGGCATCCAGCGGATGGCCCTAGAGTTAAAGCACTATCTCGAACAACAGTATAGTTTGAAAACAGATTTAGTGCGTTAG
- a CDS encoding malic enzyme-like NAD(P)-binding protein produces MTDLTPNSSYSLKIRLELPNRAGTLATVTQAIASVGGNLGEINLVERTHRITIREITVDAASTEHNEKIVQAVKALPDIKVLEVYDQTFNLHRRGKISVESRIEIRNQADLAMAYTPGVGRVSKAIADEPEEIYNLTIKQNTVAIVTDGSAVLGLGNLGPGGALPVMEGKAMLFKAFAGLDAFPICLATQDTEEIIQTVKNIAPVFGGVNLEDISAPRCFEIERRLRQELDIPVFHDDQHGTAIVTQAALYNALKLVKKPLEGVRIAINGAGAAGVAIARLLRKAGANTIWLCDSRGIISTQRLDLTAEKLEFAVEASGTLADALAGADVFIGVSVPGVVTPDMIRSMAADPIVMAMANPIPEIQPELVKDDVAVMATGRSDYPNQINNVLAFPGVFRGALDCRASDITSKMYLEAASAIASLVAPHELHREHIIPSVFDPRVSVAVAAAVQQAARADGIARA; encoded by the coding sequence ATGACTGACCTCACCCCTAATTCTAGCTATAGCCTGAAGATTCGTTTAGAGTTACCGAACCGGGCGGGAACTTTAGCCACCGTTACCCAGGCGATCGCGTCTGTGGGTGGAAATTTGGGCGAAATTAATTTGGTAGAACGCACCCACCGGATTACGATCCGAGAAATTACAGTAGATGCGGCGAGTACCGAGCATAACGAGAAAATTGTCCAAGCTGTGAAGGCACTTCCAGATATTAAGGTTTTGGAGGTTTACGATCAGACCTTTAATCTGCACCGTCGGGGCAAAATTAGCGTCGAAAGCCGCATTGAAATTAGAAATCAAGCGGATCTCGCAATGGCCTATACGCCGGGGGTGGGACGAGTCTCGAAGGCGATCGCCGATGAACCCGAAGAAATTTATAATCTCACGATTAAGCAGAATACGGTGGCCATTGTCACCGATGGTAGTGCGGTTTTAGGGTTGGGAAATTTAGGTCCTGGCGGTGCCTTACCCGTGATGGAAGGGAAGGCGATGCTGTTTAAGGCGTTTGCGGGTTTGGATGCCTTCCCCATTTGTTTGGCGACGCAAGACACGGAAGAAATTATTCAAACCGTGAAAAATATTGCCCCGGTTTTTGGTGGGGTGAACCTCGAAGATATCAGCGCGCCGCGTTGTTTTGAAATTGAACGCCGCCTGCGCCAAGAGTTAGATATTCCAGTCTTTCACGACGATCAGCACGGGACGGCAATTGTTACCCAAGCCGCGCTCTATAATGCCCTGAAACTGGTGAAAAAGCCCCTAGAAGGGGTGCGAATTGCGATCAACGGGGCGGGGGCCGCTGGGGTGGCGATCGCCCGTCTGTTACGCAAGGCCGGGGCGAATACGATTTGGTTGTGCGACAGTCGGGGAATTATCTCGACGCAACGCTTGGATTTGACTGCGGAAAAACTAGAATTTGCAGTCGAAGCGAGTGGCACTCTCGCCGATGCGCTAGCCGGTGCAGATGTCTTTATTGGGGTAAGCGTTCCGGGAGTGGTAACGCCGGATATGATTCGTTCAATGGCAGCCGATCCGATCGTGATGGCAATGGCGAACCCCATCCCGGAAATTCAACCCGAATTAGTTAAAGATGATGTGGCAGTCATGGCAACAGGTCGCAGCGACTATCCCAACCAGATTAATAATGTGTTAGCCTTCCCCGGTGTGTTCCGTGGGGCGCTCGATTGTCGGGCCTCGGATATCACCTCTAAAATGTATCTTGAAGCCGCTAGCGCGATCGCCTCTTTAGTGGCTCCCCACGAACTTCACCGCGAACACATCATCCCCTCTGTCTTCGATCCGCGCGTCTCTGTCGCCGTCGCCGCCGCCGTCCAACAAGCCGCCAGAGCCGATGGCATTGCCAGAGCTTAA
- a CDS encoding Rpn family recombination-promoting nuclease/putative transposase, translated as MKTDSIFYRIFQQYPRSFFELLQRPPNEANLYQFTSVEVKQLAFRLDGLFLPTTEEPNQPFYLVEVQFQPDEAFYYRIFAELFLYLRQYQPSQPWQFVVLYPNRSIEREHPHQFRELIDSNRVTRIYLNELEETEGALGLNIIKLIVKPETEAIETAKRLIAQAQQELPAASLQQDIVDLIETIVIYKLPQASREEIATMLGLTDLKQTRFYQEAFAEGREEGIEQGVEQAQRDFVQRLASRGNSLEEIAELVELPLDVVQQILQSSDRSQT; from the coding sequence GTGAAAACCGATAGCATCTTCTACCGCATCTTTCAGCAATATCCCCGCAGCTTCTTTGAACTCCTCCAACGCCCTCCCAACGAAGCGAACCTCTATCAATTCACTTCCGTAGAAGTCAAGCAACTCGCTTTTCGTCTCGATGGCTTATTTCTTCCCACCACAGAGGAACCCAACCAACCCTTCTATCTCGTGGAAGTCCAATTTCAACCCGATGAGGCTTTCTACTACCGCATCTTCGCCGAACTGTTTCTTTATCTACGCCAATATCAACCCTCTCAACCCTGGCAATTTGTCGTCCTCTATCCTAACCGCAGCATTGAACGAGAACACCCCCACCAATTCCGCGAACTCATCGACTCTAACCGCGTCACCCGCATCTACCTTAACGAATTAGAAGAGACTGAAGGCGCATTAGGCTTGAATATCATTAAACTAATAGTAAAGCCCGAAACGGAGGCAATCGAAACTGCAAAACGCCTCATTGCTCAGGCTCAACAAGAACTCCCTGCCGCATCCCTGCAACAGGATATCGTTGATTTAATCGAAACCATCGTTATCTATAAATTACCCCAAGCTAGCCGAGAGGAGATTGCTACGATGTTAGGACTCACGGATTTAAAACAAACCCGTTTCTATCAAGAAGCTTTTGCTGAAGGTCGAGAAGAAGGAATTGAGCAAGGCGTTGAACAAGCACAAAGAGATTTTGTCCAACGTCTCGCTAGCCGAGGAAACAGTTTGGAAGAAATTGCCGAACTGGTTGAGTTACCTTTGGATGTGGTTCAGCAAATATTACAATCTTCAGATCGGTCTCAGACCTAA
- a CDS encoding Uma2 family endonuclease: MSHLTNDSWASGPLKTKMQEYLDNGMRLGWLIDRKNRQVYLYRLGRAVEFLDNPATLSGEEVLPGFTLDLSKIW; the protein is encoded by the coding sequence ATCTCGCACCTAACTAATGATAGTTGGGCATCTGGGCCCCTCAAAACCAAAATGCAGGAATATCTCGATAATGGGATGCGTTTGGGATGGTTAATCGATCGTAAAAATCGCCAAGTTTATCTGTATCGTTTGGGTAGGGCTGTGGAATTCTTAGATAACCCGGCTACTCTCAGCGGCGAGGAGGTGTTACCGGGGTTTACCTTAGATTTGAGTAAGATTTGGTAA
- a CDS encoding HNH endonuclease — translation MSIYISKQLREQIRASDRQRCCYCLTSEVNSGIPMTFDHILPVSKGGETNFENLCLACRSCNEFKSDTTEVQDPVTDEIVPLYNPRTQRWIEHFYWSEDATKIEEQTAIARVTIIALRMNNAVIRAARLRWAIALWHPPSDML, via the coding sequence GTGTCTATTTATATTTCTAAGCAATTACGCGAACAAATTAGGGCATCCGATCGGCAACGCTGCTGTTACTGTCTAACGAGTGAGGTAAATAGCGGCATTCCCATGACTTTTGACCACATTCTACCCGTGTCTAAAGGAGGTGAAACAAATTTTGAGAATCTTTGCTTGGCGTGCCGTTCTTGTAATGAATTTAAATCAGATACGACTGAAGTTCAAGATCCTGTTACTGATGAAATTGTACCGTTATACAATCCTCGTACTCAGAGATGGATAGAACATTTTTACTGGAGTGAAGATGCAACCAAGATTGAAGAACAAACCGCTATTGCACGGGTGACAATTATTGCTTTACGCATGAATAATGCAGTCATTAGGGCTGCTCGCTTAAGATGGGCAATAGCCCTTTGGCATCCTCCAAGCGATATGCTCTAG
- a CDS encoding Uma2 family endonuclease, whose amino-acid sequence MLSVPSEVGSSPLVLHFQPIVNLTDDQFFEFCQLNRNLRIELTATGEILIMPPTGSETGERNFNLIGQLWAWVNQDNTGIGFDSSTGFQLPNGAKVSPDAAWVQLERWNALTSEQQQKFAPLCPDFIVELRSPSDNLEPLKAKMQEYLDNGMRLGWLIDRKNRQVYLYRLGRAVECLDNPATLSGEEVLSGFTLDLSKIW is encoded by the coding sequence ATGCTTTCAGTCCCTTCTGAGGTCGGATCTTCTCCTTTAGTGTTGCACTTCCAACCGATCGTTAACTTAACAGACGATCAGTTTTTTGAATTCTGCCAACTCAACCGCAACTTACGCATCGAACTTACTGCAACTGGAGAAATTCTGATTATGCCCCCGACTGGCTCGGAAACAGGCGAACGCAACTTTAATTTAATCGGTCAGTTATGGGCTTGGGTGAATCAAGATAATACGGGGATAGGTTTTGACTCCAGCACGGGTTTTCAGCTTCCCAATGGTGCTAAAGTTTCTCCAGATGCCGCCTGGGTTCAGTTGGAACGCTGGAATGCTCTTACCTCCGAGCAACAGCAGAAGTTTGCGCCCCTGTGTCCTGATTTTATCGTCGAATTGCGATCGCCCTCAGATAACCTGGAACCCCTCAAAGCCAAAATGCAGGAATATCTCGATAATGGGATGCGTTTGGGATGGTTAATCGATCGCAAAAATCGCCAAGTTTATCTGTATCGTTTGGGTAGGGCTGTGGAGTGTTTAGATAACCCGGCGACTCTCAGCGGCGAGGAGGTGTTATCGGGGTTTACCTTAGATTTGAGTAAGATTTGGTGA
- the hisA gene encoding 1-(5-phosphoribosyl)-5-[(5-phosphoribosylamino)methylideneamino]imidazole-4-carboxamide isomerase: MDVIPAIDLLDGQCVRLYQGDYAQSQVYDADPVAVAQQWVEQGARRLHLVDLDGAKAGHPVNLKTIEAIANTVNTSSSEPVAIEVGGGLRDYASVANLLSTGIQYAILGTVAVENPKIVQELAQEFPGQIIVGIDARKGKVATRGWLETSEVLATTLAQQMAQMGAAEIIYTDIQRDGTLSGPNLDALRELAEAISIPVIASGGVSSVTDLLSLLALESVGVTGAIVGKALYTGDVDLKEALRAIGPGRWQDIPPDFGASNFA, translated from the coding sequence ATGGACGTTATTCCAGCAATTGATTTACTTGATGGTCAATGCGTGCGCCTGTATCAGGGGGACTACGCGCAAAGCCAGGTGTATGATGCCGATCCGGTGGCGGTGGCGCAACAATGGGTTGAACAAGGTGCAAGACGGTTGCATTTGGTGGATTTAGATGGCGCGAAGGCGGGTCATCCGGTTAATCTGAAGACGATAGAGGCGATCGCCAATACAGTTAACACCAGCAGTAGCGAACCCGTGGCGATTGAAGTGGGGGGTGGCTTGCGCGACTATGCATCCGTTGCCAATTTGCTCTCTACAGGCATCCAATACGCGATTCTAGGCACGGTGGCGGTAGAAAACCCCAAAATTGTCCAAGAACTGGCTCAAGAGTTTCCCGGACAAATTATCGTGGGGATTGATGCGCGTAAGGGCAAGGTGGCGACGCGGGGATGGTTGGAAACTTCGGAGGTTTTAGCCACGACTTTAGCCCAACAGATGGCCCAAATGGGGGCAGCAGAAATTATCTATACGGATATTCAACGGGATGGGACGTTAAGCGGGCCAAACTTGGATGCTTTGCGCGAATTAGCTGAGGCTATTTCCATTCCTGTCATTGCTTCGGGTGGTGTCAGTTCTGTCACCGATCTGCTGAGTTTGTTAGCCTTAGAATCTGTGGGGGTAACGGGGGCAATTGTGGGTAAGGCTCTTTATACAGGCGATGTAGACTTAAAAGAGGCTTTGCGGGCTATTGGACCGGGCCGCTGGCAGGATATCCCCCCAGATTTTGGTGCATCGAATTTCGCTTAG
- a CDS encoding GUN4 domain-containing protein — translation MRQQHWLEILEWFCLAIALLLAAIAQPFFYTSIPIVAALILNRINRDREQPTDLDREPWRSLQESQNTQLNRYQALQEQVLTLTQQYEARTQPDDALAQQVRSLQESQNTQLNRYQTLQEQLSTLTQQYEARTQPDETLAQQVRSLQDSQNEQLNRYQTLQEQLSTLTQQYEARTQPDETLVQQVRSLQESQNTQLNRYQTLQEQLSTLTQQYEARTQPDDALAQQVRSLQESQNIQLNRYQTLQEQLLTLTQQYEARTQPDETLVQQVRSLQEMQRSQGEQLATLTQTTQTLQQQLASPEYQRLKEQLFALAQQLVQYENHTEAAILSTQEQLTQYETLAEEAILSTQQQVEALQPSIHQIHGVQATVENFTQRLSQLEGHYAELEQQIQQARENIQTAIAQLNTTPPSQSPEPIVPVEEPPPKTESFDAQLPVNYHQLRDLLAAGLWQQADLETKALMLQACDQPQASKLSTDRIAQFPCKTLWTIDRLWVYYSQGRFGFSVQKQIYDAVGQNYDRFGDRLQWKVNQNWKNYADLNFSPQAPLGHLPLGALITDTSLGWFGFEWAALLTRLDSCQNDPKKH, via the coding sequence ATGCGCCAACAACATTGGTTAGAGATTTTGGAATGGTTCTGTTTGGCGATCGCCCTACTCTTAGCCGCGATCGCGCAACCTTTTTTCTATACAAGCATTCCGATTGTTGCAGCTTTAATCTTAAATCGGATTAATCGCGATCGCGAGCAACCCACCGATCTCGATCGAGAACCCTGGCGATCGCTTCAAGAAAGTCAAAACACCCAACTCAACCGCTATCAAGCTCTCCAAGAACAGGTTTTAACCCTAACCCAGCAATACGAAGCTCGAACTCAACCCGATGATGCGCTGGCTCAACAGGTGCGATCGCTTCAAGAGAGTCAAAACACCCAACTCAACCGCTATCAAACTCTCCAAGAGCAACTTTCGACCTTAACCCAGCAATACGAAGCTCGAACTCAACCCGATGAGACGCTGGCTCAACAGGTGCGATCGCTCCAAGATAGTCAAAACGAACAACTCAACCGCTATCAGACTCTCCAAGAGCAACTTTCGACCCTAACTCAGCAATACGAAGCTCGAACTCAACCCGATGAGACGCTGGTTCAACAGGTGCGATCGCTTCAAGAGAGTCAAAACACCCAACTCAACCGCTATCAAACTCTCCAAGAGCAACTTTCGACCTTAACCCAGCAATACGAAGCTCGAACTCAACCCGATGATGCGCTGGCTCAACAGGTGCGATCGCTTCAAGAAAGTCAAAACATCCAACTTAACCGCTATCAAACTCTCCAAGAGCAACTTTTAACCCTAACCCAGCAATACGAAGCTCGAACTCAACCCGATGAGACGCTGGTTCAACAGGTGCGATCGCTTCAAGAAATGCAACGCAGCCAAGGCGAACAACTTGCAACCCTTACCCAAACGACTCAAACCCTGCAACAGCAACTCGCCTCTCCTGAATATCAGCGCCTCAAAGAACAGCTTTTCGCCCTCGCGCAACAATTAGTGCAATATGAAAACCATACGGAAGCCGCTATTTTATCGACTCAGGAACAATTAACCCAGTATGAAACCCTAGCAGAAGAAGCGATTTTGTCTACCCAGCAGCAGGTTGAAGCGTTGCAACCCTCTATTCACCAGATACACGGGGTGCAAGCAACGGTGGAAAACTTTACGCAACGCTTGAGTCAGTTGGAAGGACATTATGCCGAGCTTGAACAACAAATTCAACAGGCGCGGGAGAATATCCAAACGGCGATCGCGCAATTGAATACAACTCCCCCCTCCCAGTCACCAGAACCCATTGTTCCCGTCGAAGAACCACCCCCCAAAACTGAAAGCTTTGACGCCCAACTTCCCGTCAATTATCATCAATTGCGAGACTTACTCGCGGCTGGACTTTGGCAGCAAGCGGATCTCGAAACAAAGGCTTTAATGTTGCAAGCCTGCGACCAACCCCAAGCCTCTAAACTGAGTACCGATCGAATAGCTCAGTTTCCTTGTAAAACCTTGTGGACGATCGATCGGTTGTGGGTTTATTACAGTCAAGGTCGGTTTGGGTTTAGCGTCCAAAAACAGATTTATGATGCAGTGGGGCAAAATTACGATCGTTTTGGCGATCGCCTTCAGTGGAAAGTCAATCAAAACTGGAAAAACTACGCCGATCTGAACTTTTCCCCCCAAGCACCCCTCGGTCATCTTCCCCTAGGTGCCCTGATTACAGATACCAGTTTAGGCTGGTTTGGCTTTGAATGGGCTGCTTTATTGACTCGCCTCGACTCTTGTCAAAATGACCCTAAAAAACATTAA